The following nucleotide sequence is from Catillopecten margaritatus gill symbiont.
GAGAATAAATGAGTTAATCAGCCCGGCGTTGTTTAGTTTAAGGATTAAACAAGTGAGGTTTATAAATCCAAACATTCTCTCATTTGTTAATGGCACTAATGGTTAAGACTAGCAGTATCATTAAAAAAATGAGGATAAAAGAATCTTACATTTGGTGATGAGTAGGTGAAACTTTACAAATTATATTTACTGTAGAGGCAAAACCCCCCGAACTTAACAAGTTAATAATTTTTGTTGGGTTTTGGGTTTGATAGCCACTTGTTGACGTGAGGAATTGCCTCAGGTTACGAATGTAAGGCAGGTTTTAATTTACAATAAAGATAGCAAAAAAAAGCTAAAGTAGTTGTATGGTGGATTCGACTCATAAGTGCACAACTCCCAATTGACGAGCATCAACACCCGTCATCTCAAAAAACACCTGGTAAGGTGTTTTAAATCCTAGACATTTTCTCGGTCTAGAATTTAATTTATTCACTGCTATTTTAACTTCATTGTAAGCAATATTTACCAAAGATATTGTCTTTGGGAAGTATTGCCGTAATAAGCCGTTAGCGTTTTCGTTTTGTCCACGTTCCCAGCTATGGTAAGGCTTAGCAAAGTAACTCTTACAATGGATTGTTTTATTAATTTTCTCATGTCCTGCGAACTCCTTGCCATTGTCATAGGTAATTGAATGTACAAAACCCTTAATAGGCTGAAGCAAGGTATTGATGGCAACACTAACACCGTCTTTGTGTTTGCTATTAAGCGGATACGCCAGCCTAAGCTTTGATATGCGCTCATCCAGCGTTACGATGGCACCTTTGTGGGCTTTACCAATAATAGTGTCCGCCTCCCAATGTCCAAATACTGTGCGATTATTAACTGCCTCAGGGCGCTGGTCAATATCAATACGATTGGGAATGCCTGTGCGATTATGCGCGTAACCATAACGCTTTCTATAAGGCTTACCCTGATGTCTGAGGTGTTGATATAACAAGCCACCATCTGCTTTATCTTTGAGCAAATAACGATAGATGCTCTCATGGTGAAGTTGAATGACATTGTTGGCATTAAGCCAACCACAGACTTGTTCAGGCGACCAATCAAGTTTTAGACAATTGTCAATCAAGCGTTTACACTCAATGGTTAATTTAACAAACTTATCTTTGGCTTGATGTCTTTGCTGCGCAAAGCCATTAGCCTGATTGTATCGATAGCCTCGCTTGCCCGTGTTACGGGCAATCTCTCTAATAATGGTAGAGTGGCTGCGATTAAGGTTTTGTGCGATTTTATTCTTAGACATGCCTTGTTTAATTCCAATCGCGATATAATGCCTCTCTTCAGAGGTTAGTTGCTTGTACATAGTGTTCAGCTCCGTTTAAGCAAATCAATCATTATAGATTGACCGACCTCTGATTTTATTCAAAGGCTTGGTGTATTTTGCTTTTGGCTTGACCTAAAGGCCAAGCAAAATACACTAATGCTAATTAAACTTAGTTGTGCACTTATGATGCGAATTTACACTATTTTACAAACGACCTTTTATAAAGATGACTCATTTGTATTTTAATTTTTCCTTGTGAAATTTTTTCAGGCAACAAACTGGTTGCTAAATGTTTTTCTTTAATCGCAGAGTAGTCAAAACTTTTTTTAATTTCTTTAGTCACATGTTTATAAGTGGGTGGTATTAAAAATTGAACCTCTTTACCCAGTTCCGTTATCAATCTTGCAGGAGGTGTTAAGTCAGAATCTGCCGAAATAACAATGGCTTTATCAAATTTATTCTTATGCGCTAAATCTACTGCTTTAATTGATAAGTTCACATCAGTTTCTTTTTCTTCGTGACCTGTAAATGTTTGTTTGCACTTCCTGCAAAACACAGTTTTGTCTTTAAATTTTCCAAAAACTGTCTTGACTTTATTAAGCTCTAACGCTTTAACATAATCTTGATGCCTATCAACAGGGGAACTATTACTCCCCACAGTTACCTTATTTTTCCACTTGGCATAAGCAGTAAAATAAAACACATCCACCAACATTTCATCTTTTTTAACAAAAAGTTGAGACAATTTATATAAGTCAACCCATTTCAAATAATTTTTATTTGGGTGTGTAATTGGTTGATTCTTTCTTTTTTGCGCATTATAGTGGCTGTTCAAATTACCGATAGCGTGGTACAAATTAAAACCATCTATAAAAACAATAACCTTTTTCTTGCTCATTTATTACCCCTCAAAAACAAAAAACCCAGTGCACGAAGCACTGGGTAAGGCCTTTCGGCGGATATATGTAAAAAATTATATCATTGTTTTCTATCTTGTCAACACCTTTATCCCTAATCCAAAAATAGGGATTGCAAAGATAGTGCTACTTCCTTGGAGACCCCTGCATTGGGTATGGACATTGGATAGAAGTTAAATTTTATTCAGTCGGTAATTCTTACGAAGCCAGTCCTAGCAGGGTTAATGTAGGTTTTGTAAAAGTTGGCAAATAGATGAAAGTTGGCTTTTAGGCGGTATTCATACCCAATGCAGGAGTCTATATTTACAAACAAGTGCTGATAATTTTTCATTTTAGCGTGCTTAAAAAATTAAGAATTGGTGCTTTTGTATCATTATTTTTAAAAAATGGTATGAGATAGGTTATCAAGCCTTACGCCGATAACTAGTCGCTTCAATCAAATGTGGTTTATCGACGATTTTACTACCCTCTAAATCGGCAATGGTTCTGGCAACTTTCAAAATGCGGTGATAGGCACGGGCGGATAAATTGAGTTTGTCGATGACGCTGGAGAGGAGTTGTTTGTTGTCGGCGTTGAGATTGGTGAGTTGTTCGATTTCATCGGGGGCGAGTTTGTCGTTGGTTTTGCCTTGGCGAGTGAGTTGGATTTGGTGGGCTTTGATGACGCGATTTCTGACGGTTTCGCTGTTTTCTGTTGCTTCTGCGGTTTGGTTGAGCAGGACTTCTTTTGGGAGGGGTGGGACGGTTAAAACCATATCAATTCGGTCTAAAAGTGGGCCTGATATTTTGTTTTTATATCTGTCAATTTGGTCATTAGTGCAATGGCATTTAGCGGTGCCATCGCCGTAATACCCGCACGGACAGGGGTTCATTGCGCCAATGAGTTGGAAATTTGCAGGGAAGACGGATTGTTGGGCAGCACGAGATAAATGGATTTCACCGTTTTCTAAAGGTTGACGAAGGACTTCCAAAACGCCCCTTGGAAATTCGGGTAATTCGTCTAAAAATAACACGCCTTCGTGGGCTAATGAGATTTCACCTGGTTTTGGCGGTGAGCCACCACCGACTAGGGCAACTGCCGATGAAGAATGGTGTGGACTGCGGAAGGGGCGAATTTTTAATTGATTTAAACCCAAAGGTTTGTTGGCAATGGAATAAATTGAGGCGCGTTCTAATGCTTTGTCTGTAGTGAGTGGGGGCATAATTGAGGGTAGTCGCTCTGCTAGCATGGTTTTTCCTGAACCAGGTGGACCAATTAGGAGTAAATTATGTCCGCCACTCACGGCAATTTCTAAAGCGCGTTTAGCGTGGTGTTGTCCTTTGACTTGGGAAAAATCATTGTCATAGACGGTCTGACTATCGGCTAAATTATGTGCTAATTCATCAACTTCACTGACACCCATTAGAAACCCGCAAACTTTTAATAGGTGATCGCAAGGGTAGATTTTTGCGTGATTGACCAAGGCATATTGTTCGGAATTTTGTGCGGGTAAAACGATGCTATGGTTGTCTTGAGCACCTGCGATAATGGCGGGTAATAGACCTTCGGTAACGCGTAAAGCGCCGTCTAGGCCGAGTTCGCCGAAGAATTCAAACTTTGATAGGTCTTGAATGGGCTTGATTTGCGTTGATGCCATTAATAAGCCTAGGGCAATTGGTAAGTCATAACGCCCACCGCTTTTGGGTAGATTGGCAGGGGCAAGGCTAACGGTGATGCGTCCTTTGGGGAATTTGAATTGTGAATTCATTAAGGCGCTACGCACTCTGTCTTTACTTTCACGCACTGCGGCTTCGGGGAGTCCAACGATAGAAAATCCGGGGAGTCCACTTGATATATGCACTTCGATGGTAACGAGTGGTGCCTCCATTCCGACAGAGGCACGGGTGAAAATTTTGGCTAATTTACTCATACGGCTTCTAATTCCTCTATGTTCCATCTTGGATTAATCACAATTTCATTGCCACTGGTTGTTTGTCCTTTAACCAGTCTTAGATGTCCAGCGAGTGCAATCATTGCACCATTATCGGTGCAAAATTCTTGCCTCGGATAAAATACGGTTACACCCGCTTTCAACCCCATTTTATCTAATTCTTTACGCAATGCGATATTGGCACTCACGCCGCCTGCAACGACTAATCTTTGACGCCCTGTTGCTTCCAAGGCTCGACGGCATTTAATCATTAAAGTTTGTGTGGCTGCCACTTCAAAGGCTTTGGCAATGTCGGCTTTTTGCTCTGGGTGTTTGGCAAAAGTATTGCGCGCAAAGGTTTTTAATCCGCTAAAACTAAAGTCAAGACCTGGTCTGTCAATCATTGGTCGTGGGAATTTGAAAACGCCTTCGGTACCTTGTTCGGCAAGTGCTGCTAAGGCGGGGCCTCCAGGGTAGCCTAAGCCTAAAATTTTGGCTGTTTTGTCAAAGGCTTCACCCACAGCATCGTCTAAAGATTCGCCTAATATTGCGTATTGTCCGATTGACTTTACATCGACCAGCATGGTGTGTCCGCCTGAAACCAGCAGTGCTACGAAAGGGAATTTGGGCTGATTTTTTTCTAATAAAGGGGCAAGCAGATGCCCCTCCATGTGATGCACGCCGAGTGATGGAATTTTGAGACTCCACGCCAAAGACTTTGCCACGGCACTGCCGACTAATAACGCTCCTGCTAGCCCTGGCCCTGCTGTATAGGCAATGCCATCAATATCGGTGAGTTGTAAATTAGCGTCTTTTAACACGGCTTTGATGAGGGGTAATACTCGTTGAATATGGTCACGAGAGGCGAGTTCTGGCACGACACCGCCGTATTCTGCGTGGATTTCAACTTGAGAAAAAAGTTGATGGGCAATCAGTCCGTTTTGCTCTGAATACAAGCCAACGCCTGTTTCATCACATGAGCTTTCAATGCCCAGTGTGATGAAATTATCCACGCTCACCCAAGTAAACTTCACGCACTCTGTCGTTGTCTAAAATATCTTCTTTATTACCCTCAGCAATAATTGCACCTCCGTGCAAAACATAAGAATGGTCGCAGGTATCTAACATTTCACGATAGTTATGGTCGGTGATTAAAACGCCAATGCCTTTGCTTTTTAAATGGTAAATAATGGCTTGTATATCGCCCACAGAAATTGGATCAACCCCTGCAAAAGGCTCATCCAACAAAATAAATTTTGGGTTCATTGCCAATGCTCTGGCAATCTCAACGCGTCGTCTTTCACCACCTGATAAACTCAAACCGTTAAGATGACGAATGTGCAAAATGTTAAACTCGGTCAATAAATCCTCTAACCGCTCTTTCCTAGACGCTCTATCCAAAGCATTATTCAACTCCAGCACCGCCATAATATTTTTTTCAACCGAGAGTTTTCTAAAAATAGAAGGCTCTTGAGGCAAATAACCCAGCCCCAATTTAGCGCGTTTATGCATTGGCAAATGCTCAATCCTCCGATTATTTAAAACTACTTGCCCTGAATCTGATTTAACCAACCCACAGGCAATATAAAAACAAGTGGTTTTTCCTGCACCATTTGGCCCCAATAATCCCACCACTTTGCCACTTTGCACAAAAAATGAAGCGCTAGAAACGACACTTCTTCCTGAATAGGATTTACTAATATTGGTAACATTAAGTGAGTGTTCTGTAGACATAAATTGAAAATCCGTTTATAATTGCTAATTTTATCACTAATTCTTAAACTTATTATGTTTAACAACAAAAAACCTGAAGTAATTACACCGTCTAAAGTACGGACGCCTAAACCTACTACACCTAAATCTACAACAAACAATGTTCAGCGTGCCACCTCTTCTGCTGTTAGCCAAGGAAAAACTATTATTTCTAAAGATTGCCTTGTTAAAGGAGAAATGTCAGGTACTGATGATATTAGCATTTTAGGCAAAGTTGATGGCTCTATAACCCTTAAAGATAGTATTCTTACCGTTGAAGAATCAGGTAGCGTTAAGTCCAATATTTTTGCTAGAGTGGTTAATGTTATTGGCAATATAATAGGCAACATTGATGCTAGTGAAAAAATTATTATTCATGAAAATGGCAAGGTTACTGGCGACATGACTGCGCCAAAAGTGATTCTAAAAGATGGTTCTTACCTCGAGGGCAATGTTTCGATGGTTGATTCCAAGATAAGTAAGACATCTACTGAAGAATCTGCAAAAATTTAGAAGAATAAATCTGCTTAATTGTACTTTTAGTTTCAACCAATAGCACCCCCTCCTTATCAACACCAAGGCATACACCTGAAAAGGCGTGTTTTTTGTCGTCATATTGAAGTTGCTTACCCTTCAAATAATCAACACTTTTCCAGTGTTGAGAAAAATATGCAAACCCTTCAATTTCAAAAATCCGACAAAATTGCAAAATTTTATCAATCAAATCTTTGCTTAACTCAACCTGATTAACAGAATCTTCACTAATTGAATGCAAATCTATCCACGGTGTTTGACAATCAATATCCACATCAACATTCAACCCAATACCAATAACAACGGATTGCGTTTGTTTCTGAATACTATTTTCAATCAAAATACCCGCTAATTTTTTACCCTGATAATAAACATCATTCGGCCATTTGAGTTTTAAATCAGCAACATCCAATACCTCAATCAACGCCAAGCCCACCACCAAACTCAACCCATTCAAATTCACATCCGTTGAAAACACCCTACGAACAGACAACAACACACTGCTATTTTTATGACTCAACCACCGCCGATTGTGCTGCCCCTTACCCTGCGTTTGTTGCGTGGTTACGCAAACCTGTGTCCTTTTTGAAAAAGCAAGTGACGAAAGATAATCACTGGTACTGGGAATAGAATCAAAAATATGGCAATCAATATCGCCAGATAGATGGGCTTTTAAATCAGAATAATCGACCATATCACCACAAATAACATTAATGCCAACCACACAGCCGCAGAACCCATATCTTTTGCCACACCTGATAATTCATGATATTCATCGCCAATTCTATCAACAACCGATTCGATGGCTGAGTTTAAAATTTCGACAATTAATATCAAAAAGACAGGGATAAGCAACAAAATACGCTCAACAGCTTCATCGCGTAGATAAAGAGCCAAGGGGATTAAAATAATACTTAGCCACACTTCTTGCCTGAAGGCGGCTTCTGACTTATAACACGCTTTCAACCCCTGCATCGAAAAGGTGTAAGCGCTAAAAATTCGTTTTATTCCTGTGGCTTCGTTTTTCATATAAAGGTTTAGCGTATAAAATAAGGCAATTTTACACCGAAAAGTAACAACAATGAAAGCAGCCACAAAAATAGCAATGGGCGTTGAATACATGGGCACCGACTTCCACGGATGGCAACTGCAAAAATCCGGCATCCGCACCGTCCAACAAGCCGTCGAAGCCGCCCTATCCAGCGTCGCAAACCACC
It contains:
- a CDS encoding IS30 family transposase ISPlu1, which encodes MYKQLTSEERHYIAIGIKQGMSKNKIAQNLNRSHSTIIREIARNTGKRGYRYNQANGFAQQRHQAKDKFVKLTIECKRLIDNCLKLDWSPEQVCGWLNANNVIQLHHESIYRYLLKDKADGGLLYQHLRHQGKPYRKRYGYAHNRTGIPNRIDIDQRPEAVNNRTVFGHWEADTIIGKAHKGAIVTLDERISKLRLAYPLNSKHKDGVSVAINTLLQPIKGFVHSITYDNGKEFAGHEKINKTIHCKSYFAKPYHSWERGQNENANGLLRQYFPKTISLVNIAYNEVKIAVNKLNSRPRKCLGFKTPYQVFFEMTGVDARQLGVVHL
- the lptB gene encoding Lipopolysaccharide export system ATP-binding protein LptB yields the protein MSTEHSLNVTNISKSYSGRSVVSSASFFVQSGKVVGLLGPNGAGKTTCFYIACGLVKSDSGQVVLNNRRIEHLPMHKRAKLGLGYLPQEPSIFRKLSVEKNIMAVLELNNALDRASRKERLEDLLTEFNILHIRHLNGLSLSGGERRRVEIARALAMNPKFILLDEPFAGVDPISVGDIQAIIYHLKSKGIGVLITDHNYREMLDTCDHSYVLHGGAIIAEGNKEDILDNDRVREVYLGERG
- the tsaD gene encoding tRNA N6-adenosine threonylcarbamoyltransferase, encoding MKFTWVSVDNFITLGIESSCDETGVGLYSEQNGLIAHQLFSQVEIHAEYGGVVPELASRDHIQRVLPLIKAVLKDANLQLTDIDGIAYTAGPGLAGALLVGSAVAKSLAWSLKIPSLGVHHMEGHLLAPLLEKNQPKFPFVALLVSGGHTMLVDVKSIGQYAILGESLDDAVGEAFDKTAKILGLGYPGGPALAALAEQGTEGVFKFPRPMIDRPGLDFSFSGLKTFARNTFAKHPEQKADIAKAFEVAATQTLMIKCRRALEATGRQRLVVAGGVSANIALRKELDKMGLKAGVTVFYPRQEFCTDNGAMIALAGHLRLVKGQTTSGNEIVINPRWNIEELEAV
- the dgkA gene encoding Diacylglycerol kinase, with translation MKNEATGIKRIFSAYTFSMQGLKACYKSEAAFRQEVWLSIILIPLALYLRDEAVERILLLIPVFLILIVEILNSAIESVVDRIGDEYHELSGVAKDMGSAAVWLALMLFVVIWSIILI
- the comM gene encoding Competence protein ComM, whose protein sequence is MEHRGIRSRMSKLAKIFTRASVGMEAPLVTIEVHISSGLPGFSIVGLPEAAVRESKDRVRSALMNSQFKFPKGRITVSLAPANLPKSGGRYDLPIALGLLMASTQIKPIQDLSKFEFFGELGLDGALRVTEGLLPAIIAGAQDNHSIVLPAQNSEQYALVNHAKIYPCDHLLKVCGFLMGVSEVDELAHNLADSQTVYDNDFSQVKGQHHAKRALEIAVSGGHNLLLIGPPGSGKTMLAERLPSIMPPLTTDKALERASIYSIANKPLGLNQLKIRPFRSPHHSSSAVALVGGGSPPKPGEISLAHEGVLFLDELPEFPRGVLEVLRQPLENGEIHLSRAAQQSVFPANFQLIGAMNPCPCGYYGDGTAKCHCTNDQIDRYKNKISGPLLDRIDMVLTVPPLPKEVLLNQTAEATENSETVRNRVIKAHQIQLTRQGKTNDKLAPDEIEQLTNLNADNKQLLSSVIDKLNLSARAYHRILKVARTIADLEGSKIVDKPHLIEATSYRRKA
- the birA gene encoding Bifunctional ligase/repressor BirA codes for the protein MVGINVICGDMVDYSDLKAHLSGDIDCHIFDSIPSTSDYLSSLAFSKRTQVCVTTQQTQGKGQHNRRWLSHKNSSVLLSVRRVFSTDVNLNGLSLVVGLALIEVLDVADLKLKWPNDVYYQGKKLAGILIENSIQKQTQSVVIGIGLNVDVDIDCQTPWIDLHSISEDSVNQVELSKDLIDKILQFCRIFEIEGFAYFSQHWKSVDYLKGKQLQYDDKKHAFSGVCLGVDKEGVLLVETKSTIKQIYSSKFLQILQ